A window of Microbacterium sp. Root61 genomic DNA:
TCCCAGTCCAGCAGCACGAAATCCAGCGGCAGCGCGATCAGGCGCTCCTCGTCGGGGGTGGCGTTCGCGAATGATTCACGGACTTCAGGCTCGGTCAACGGGCGCATGGAACCTCCTCGCATCTGCTGCCAGTCTACGAATCGCGGATGCCGCCGTCACCGGCCTGCGGTGCGCCCAGGAGCATCAGCCGGCGGTGGCGGGCTCGCTGGAGTCGTCGGCGGCGAGGTCGCCCTCGGCATCCGCTCCCTGTCGGCCGCGGATGAGGAAGCCGAATCCGAACGCGATGAAGAACATCAGCACGCCGTAGACGGCCGCCGGCAGGCTCAGCTCCACCGACCCGAGCACGGTCTGCGCGATCACGATGGCGAGCGTGGCGTTGTGAATGCCGATCTCGAACGACGTCGCGATCGCCTGCCGCTGCCCGACCTTGAGCACGCGCGGCACGAGGTAGCCGATGCCCAGGCTGATCAGACAGAACACGATCGTGATGATCGACAGCCGCGCGAAGTTCTCGACCAGCAATGCCCAGTTGGAGGCGACGGCGCCGGCGATGACGACGATCAGGATGATGACCGAGGCGATGCGCACCGGCTTGTCCATGCCCGCCGCGAAGCGCGGCCAGAAGCGGCGCACGACCATGCCGACCGCGACCGGCAGCAGCACGATGGCGAACACCTCGAGTGCCTTGGCCCACTGCAGCCCGAGCTGGTCGTCGAACGGGTCGAAGTACGCGATCGCGAAGTTGGTGATGAGCGGCAGCGTGATCACCGCGATGACCGAGTTGACCGCCGTGAGCGAGATGTTCAGGGCGATGTCGCCGCGGAAGAGATGGCTGTAGAGGTTGGCCGTCGTCCCGCCCGGCGAGGCGGCGAGCATCATCATGCCGACCGCGAGGACGGGCGGGAGCTGGAACAGCAGCACGAGGCCGAAGCAGATCGCCGGCAGCAGGATGAGCTGGCAGAGCAGCGCGATGATCACCGCCTTCGGCTGCTTCGCGACCCGGGCGAAATCGCCGGGAGTGAGGCTGAGGCCGAGCCCGAACATGATGATGCCGAGGGCGACCGGAAGTCCGATGGTGGTCAACGCTGATCCCATGGCCCTCAGTGTGCCCGACGGCGGGACTCCGTGCCTACCTCTTGTGGAGAACCTCCTGAACGCGAGGGCGGAAGGACGGATGCCGCGACCGACGTCATCCGCTTGCCCGCCGCTGCGACCCGCTAGATAGACTCGCCCTATGGCTGATTCATCCTTCGACATCGTGAGCAAGGTCGACCACCAGGAGGCCGAGAACGCCCTGAACCAGGCGCGCAAGGAGATCGAGCAGCGCTACGACTTCAAGAACACCGGCGCATCGGTCGAGTGGAGCGGCGAGCAGGTCCTCATCAAGGCGAACACCGAGGAGCGCGCCAAGGCTGTCCTCGACGTCTTCGAGTCCAAGCTGATCAAGCGCGGCATCTCGTTGAAGAGCCTCGACGCGGGAGAGCCGTTCGCCAGCGGCAAGGAGTACCGCATCCAGTGCTCGATCAAGGACGGCATCTCCTCGGAGAACGCCAAGAAGATCGGCAAGATCATCCGGGACGAAGGCCCCAAGGGCGTCAAGTCGCAGATCCAGGGCGACGAGCTGCGCGTGCAGTCCAAGAGCCGCGACGACCTCCAGGAAGTCCAGCGACTGCTGAAGGCCGCCGACCTCGACGTCGACCTGCAGTACATCAACTACCGCTAGAGCGGCCCTCTGGTCCGGGGATTCCCGCGCGGCCAGAGCCGAAGCGCATCGCGCGCCGTGGACTACGTGACTGTGGATGCCTTCGAAGCCACAATGACTGGCGCACTCGCTAGCCGGGCGATGGCCCAGCCGAAGAGGATGCACACGACGCCCATCCCGACAGCGAAGAGTGCCACGCCGTAGGCGACGACCGAAGTGAAAAGCGACGCCCGCAGGAATGAGGCCTGCATGACGGTCGTGCGCACCGGATCGTCCTGATCGAGTTCGGCATACGTCTTGCCGCCCGAGGCTTCGAGCGCGTGCTTGTTGATGACGTCGGCCTGAACGTAGGCGGTGAAGGGCCCGCTCACCTGTTGTCCTTGGAAGGCGATGGCGTCGTCCGGGATCGTGATCTTCTCCGCCGTCAGCTGGTTCGTCACGCCTATCCAGGCGACGACTCCGACAACGATCAGCATCGCGCCGATGATGATGCCGATGACGGCCGCCGCTTTAACGAGACCGACCTTCCGTCCCGGGGTTTCGGCGGTGTCGGGGCTTGCCGGTGTCTGGGTCATGATGTCCTCCTCAAACCGAACGAGTACCGGGGGCGGGGTGCCGGTGCGCCATGCGCCGACGGCGGATCCACTTCTCCACCTCGACGAACACAGGCACGACGAGAGCAAGTCCGATCGCGATCAGCCACTCGCTGCCGCTCAGGGAGACGGTGCCGACCAGGCGTTGCAGGAACCCGATCTCCACGGCGGCGACCGTCAGCGCGATCGGAATGGACAGCCATTTGATCGCCGCGAGGATCGGCGCGTTCAGTCCGGATTCCGGGTCACGGCGCATCGCGAGCCCGCCGAGAATCGCGCCGAACGCCGCTACGACGAACGTCATCGTCACGGGCGCATTCGGCTCCGTCGAACTGAGCTGGTCGGGGAAGACCAGCAGGGGCACCAAGGTCATGAGGAACAGCGCGCCGCCGTACGCGAACCACAGGACGACTGCGCCCCCGTTCGCGATCGTCTTCTTCGGGTCGCGGGGCGGCAACAGCATGATCCCCGAGGGTGCGGGATCGAGCAGGATCACGATGACGGGGAAGATCGAGATGAAGAAGTTGAGAAACAGGATCATGATCGGCGTGAGTGGCACGCCGTCGTTGATGTCGAAGATGCTCGCGACGAGGAACAGCAGCACGAGCGAGAACAACTGCGACATCTGATACCGGACGTAGCTGACGATCTTCTCGTAGATCGACCGTCCGAGCTGGACCGCAGTGACGAGCGTGCCGAAGTTGTCGTCGACGAGGATCATCTTGCCGGCCTGCTTGGTGACCTCGCTGCCGGATCCCATCGCGACGCCGATGTCGGCCTGCTTGAGTGCAGCGGCATCGTTCACCGCGTCGCCGGTCATCGCCACGACCGCGCCGTCCTCCTGCATGAGCCGGGCCAGGCGCAGCTTGTCTTCGGGCGTGACCCGGCCGAACACGTGCAGACTCGGGAGCGCGGCTTTGAGCTCGTCGTCGCTCATCGCCTGGATCTCGGCGCCGCTTGCGGCTCCTGGTCCGAGTCCGAGCTTGGCCCCGATGGCTGCGGCCGTGATCGCATGGTCGCCCGTGATCATGCGCACCTCGATACCGGCTTCGTGCGCGATGCGCACGGCCTCCTTCGACGAGGGACGAAGTGGGTCGATGATGCCGACGAGACCGACGAGCTCAAGATCCTTCACCTCGGCCATGGGGTCCGCGGACACCACAGTCCCCGGCGCGAAGCGGCGGATCGCGAACGCGAGCACACGCAGCCCTTGCTCGGAGAGTCGCCGATTCGCCGCGAGGACGACGTCGCGCTGAGCGTCGATCGAGACGGGGCCATCCACCGTCGCGACAGTCGAGCACCGCTCGAGAACGACGTCCGGCCCGCCCTTCACGAGCGCGACACGCACGGAGGCGCCATTTCGTGGAACATCGTGATACGTGGCCATGAACTTGTAGGCGGAGTCGAACGGCACCTCGGCGATGCGCGGATACTTCACCCGCGTGAGCTCGGCATCCACCCCCATCTTGGCCGCCAGAACGACGAGTGCCGCCTCGGTCGGGTCTCCGATCACTTCGCCCTCGTCAGACACGATCGCGTCGCTGCAGAGCGTCAGCCCGAGCGCGAGCTGTGTGAAATCCGGATTGGGCTGATCAGCGACTTGACGGATTTCCCCGACCTTGTCGTATCCGCTGCCGCCGACCGTGTACCACTCACCGGCGAGGTACAGCGACTCGACGGTCATCTCGTTCATCGTCAGGGTGCCGGTCTTGTCCGAGTTGATCGCGCTTGTGGCGCCGAGCGTCTCGACATCGGTCAGGTTCTTGACGACCGCGTTGTGCTCGGCGAGCTGACGGGATCCGTAGGAGAGCATCGCCTGCACGAACGAGGGCATGCCGGTGGGTATGGCGGAGATCGCCATCGAGATGCCCAGCAGGATCACCGACGCGATCTCCTGACCGCGCACCAGACCGAAGATGACGATGACCGCCACGGCGCCCCACGCGATCCAGCCGAGCACCCCGGTCAGCGCGTCGAGCTCACGTTGGAGCGGCGACTTTGCGGGCTTGACGGCGGAGAGCATCGACGCGATCTGGCCCATCTCAGTGCCCATGCCGGTGTCCGTGATGACGATGCTCGCCGTACCGCGGGTGACCTGGGTGTTTTGGAACACCATGTTTGCGCGGTCGCCGAGCGTGGTCTCAGGATCGGTGAGGGTGCCGGCGTCTTTCGCGATCGGTGCGCTCTCCCCGGTGAGCGCCGCCTCCTGTGTCTCGAGCGTCGCTGAGCGCAGAATGCGACCGTCGGCCGGCACGATGTCTCCGGCTTCCAGGGCGACCAGATCCCCGGGAACGAGAGTCGTCGACTCGACCTGCAGCACCGAACCGTCGCGCACGACCCGTGCCTTCGGGATCTGCATCTTCGAGAGCGCATCCACAGATGCCTTGGCCTTCATCTCCTGGCGCGTTCCGAGGAACACGTTGAGGATGACGAGGGCACCCACCACGATGCCGACGCTGATCTGGTTGATGAAGAGGCTGATGATCGCCACCACGACCAGCATCACGTTCATCGGATCGATGAGCTGATTGAAGGCGACCTGCCAGATCGAGGGCTGCGGCTCGGACGCGATCGAGTTCGGCCCGTGCTCGGCGAGGCGACGTGCCGCTTCCGCCTGCGTCAAACCCTTTTCACGATCGGTGCCGAGTGCCGCAACGACCGCGCTGGGGTCTTGAACGAACCAGGGAACTGACGACGTGGTGTGCATTGTGCTCATGACGTGGCCATGGCTCAAGCGGCGAGCGCTTTCGCCTTCAAAGCGTCGTATTCTGCTTGGCTGACCGCTCCGGAGTCGAGCAGCTTCTTGGCCGCCTCGATCTCGCTGGTCGGCGAGGAGGCGACCGCGACGTTGCGGATGTAACTGTTCGTCTCGCGCTGCGCCTGAGCCCGGCGCTCGAGCTCGCGTTGAGCCATGCCCTGCCCGCGCGCGATGAGATAGATCAGTGCCGCGAGGAACGGCACGAAGACGAGGAAGATCACCCAGAGAGCCTTGGCCCAGCCATTCAGAGTGTGATCACGGAACAGATCCATGATGATCGTGATGAAGATCCAGATGCACGCAATGAGGATGTAAAACCAGAAGATCCAGACGAGAAAGTCCCAGAAGCTACCACTCATCGTCAGCTTTCCTTACGTTCGAACGGGCCGGAAGCGGGTACCGCAGATGATCCCCGCCATGCTCACTGTCCACTGGATCCGTGCGAGACTCATCACCCGAACAGGATGAGCGCGTCCGTACTCGGACGAATCACGTTCGCGACGGCGGGAGAATCGGCGAAGAGCGCCGAGCGCGGCAAGAAGAATGGATGCTCGCCGATTCGCCCAGCGCGCGTGCGGGCCACCACATCGGGCTACGAGTTGATCTGCTCCACCACGTCGTCGGCTGACTCCTCAAGCGCTTTGCGCAGTTTCTCGTAGTCATCGGAGTCGATGGCCTTGCTGATGCGCTTATCCGATCGCTGGAGGGCACTCTCGACTTTGTCGGCCCACTTGTCGTCGACGACGGCGACGACTGCCGACGTTCCCGGCGCGAGATACTCGTCTACGTCGACGCCGAACTGCTTCTCATCGCGGTTCTTCTTGATCTTCCCGAGGATCGCGCCGATCCCGGCCCCGACAGCAGTCGCAGCCAGCAACGGCGGGGCGAAGAGGCCCACCACGACTCCCGCGCCGGCGCCCCACGCGGCGCCATGCCCGACCGAGTGGGTGCCGTGCTCCTTCACCTGCACCTTCCCGTCTTTGTCGCGCACCAGCACGACGGCACCGACGATCTCGTAGCCGCCGGCATCCTGTCCGCTTCGCAGAGCCTCATAGTCTTCAGACGCTGCCGCGG
This region includes:
- a CDS encoding bile acid:sodium symporter family protein: MGSALTTIGLPVALGIIMFGLGLSLTPGDFARVAKQPKAVIIALLCQLILLPAICFGLVLLFQLPPVLAVGMMMLAASPGGTTANLYSHLFRGDIALNISLTAVNSVIAVITLPLITNFAIAYFDPFDDQLGLQWAKALEVFAIVLLPVAVGMVVRRFWPRFAAGMDKPVRIASVIILIVVIAGAVASNWALLVENFARLSIITIVFCLISLGIGYLVPRVLKVGQRQAIATSFEIGIHNATLAIVIAQTVLGSVELSLPAAVYGVLMFFIAFGFGFLIRGRQGADAEGDLAADDSSEPATAG
- a CDS encoding YajQ family cyclic di-GMP-binding protein, which produces MADSSFDIVSKVDHQEAENALNQARKEIEQRYDFKNTGASVEWSGEQVLIKANTEERAKAVLDVFESKLIKRGISLKSLDAGEPFASGKEYRIQCSIKDGISSENAKKIGKIIRDEGPKGVKSQIQGDELRVQSKSRDDLQEVQRLLKAADLDVDLQYINYR
- a CDS encoding cation-translocating P-type ATPase, giving the protein MSTMHTTSSVPWFVQDPSAVVAALGTDREKGLTQAEAARRLAEHGPNSIASEPQPSIWQVAFNQLIDPMNVMLVVVAIISLFINQISVGIVVGALVILNVFLGTRQEMKAKASVDALSKMQIPKARVVRDGSVLQVESTTLVPGDLVALEAGDIVPADGRILRSATLETQEAALTGESAPIAKDAGTLTDPETTLGDRANMVFQNTQVTRGTASIVITDTGMGTEMGQIASMLSAVKPAKSPLQRELDALTGVLGWIAWGAVAVIVIFGLVRGQEIASVILLGISMAISAIPTGMPSFVQAMLSYGSRQLAEHNAVVKNLTDVETLGATSAINSDKTGTLTMNEMTVESLYLAGEWYTVGGSGYDKVGEIRQVADQPNPDFTQLALGLTLCSDAIVSDEGEVIGDPTEAALVVLAAKMGVDAELTRVKYPRIAEVPFDSAYKFMATYHDVPRNGASVRVALVKGGPDVVLERCSTVATVDGPVSIDAQRDVVLAANRRLSEQGLRVLAFAIRRFAPGTVVSADPMAEVKDLELVGLVGIIDPLRPSSKEAVRIAHEAGIEVRMITGDHAITAAAIGAKLGLGPGAASGAEIQAMSDDELKAALPSLHVFGRVTPEDKLRLARLMQEDGAVVAMTGDAVNDAAALKQADIGVAMGSGSEVTKQAGKMILVDDNFGTLVTAVQLGRSIYEKIVSYVRYQMSQLFSLVLLFLVASIFDINDGVPLTPIMILFLNFFISIFPVIVILLDPAPSGIMLLPPRDPKKTIANGGAVVLWFAYGGALFLMTLVPLLVFPDQLSSTEPNAPVTMTFVVAAFGAILGGLAMRRDPESGLNAPILAAIKWLSIPIALTVAAVEIGFLQRLVGTVSLSGSEWLIAIGLALVVPVFVEVEKWIRRRRMAHRHPAPGTRSV
- a CDS encoding PLDc N-terminal domain-containing protein produces the protein MSGSFWDFLVWIFWFYILIACIWIFITIIMDLFRDHTLNGWAKALWVIFLVFVPFLAALIYLIARGQGMAQRELERRAQAQRETNSYIRNVAVASSPTSEIEAAKKLLDSGAVSQAEYDALKAKALAA
- a CDS encoding DUF1269 domain-containing protein, producing MGTKNLALVVGSYDDSAAASEDYEALRSGQDAGGYEIVGAVVLVRDKDGKVQVKEHGTHSVGHGAAWGAGAGVVVGLFAPPLLAATAVGAGIGAILGKIKKNRDEKQFGVDVDEYLAPGTSAVVAVVDDKWADKVESALQRSDKRISKAIDSDDYEKLRKALEESADDVVEQINS